One Bacillota bacterium genomic region harbors:
- a CDS encoding ABC transporter ATP-binding protein — protein sequence MSGVMLKAESLHVHYGVIHALKGVNVEVREGEIVAIIGANGAGKSTFLNTIAGMVRPSAGSIEFMGARLPSRSHEVVKAGIAFVPEGRRIFGNLTVYQNLMMGAYLRRDVEGIREDMRRVYRLFPRLQERERQPGSTLSGGEQQMLSIGRALMSRPKMLLLDEPSLGLAPILVRDIFATLRDINAEGTTILLVEQNARQALDLARRAYVFQTGTVVLSGPSSDLLADRQVQEAYLGARIAARRMPEAQH from the coding sequence ATGAGCGGGGTCATGCTCAAGGCGGAGTCACTCCACGTCCACTACGGCGTGATTCACGCGCTGAAGGGCGTGAACGTCGAGGTGCGCGAGGGTGAGATTGTCGCGATAATCGGCGCGAACGGCGCCGGGAAGAGCACCTTCCTGAACACCATCGCCGGCATGGTCAGGCCCTCCGCCGGGTCCATCGAGTTCATGGGCGCGAGGCTGCCGTCGCGCTCTCACGAGGTCGTCAAGGCGGGGATCGCGTTCGTACCGGAGGGCAGGCGCATTTTCGGGAATCTCACGGTGTACCAGAACCTCATGATGGGGGCCTACCTGCGCCGGGATGTAGAGGGGATCCGGGAAGACATGCGGCGCGTGTATCGCCTGTTTCCGCGACTGCAGGAAAGGGAGCGGCAGCCCGGCAGCACCCTGAGCGGCGGGGAACAGCAGATGCTCTCTATCGGCCGCGCGCTCATGTCCAGGCCCAAGATGCTCCTCCTCGACGAGCCGTCCCTCGGGCTCGCCCCGATCCTCGTCCGCGACATCTTCGCAACGCTGAGGGACATCAACGCGGAGGGTACCACCATCCTCCTCGTCGAGCAGAACGCGCGCCAGGCTCTCGACCTCGCGCGGCGGGCATACGTGTTTCAGACCGGCACCGTGGTGCTGTCGGGACCGAGCTCCGATCTTCTCGCCGACAGGCAGGTACAAGAGGCCTACCTCGGCGCCCGGATCGCCGCCCGCAGGATGCCCGAAGCACAGCACTAG
- a CDS encoding DUF4065 domain-containing protein: protein MTTRVGYCPACNSKRGLDIRTVKQTVPVRGEPVTIETKVAYCRTCGGEVPVKQLDFATLERAYAEYRRLRGVPTADDIASLRKRYGLGQRTLAKLLGWSPSTVYRYEKGAIPVPAHVETIRRLLDPKEVVNLLKTHADRLTARELSRVKKIANSGVENREKAWALGVMEKWETVIPVGSQTGFRRFDFEKLLNMIVFFTRSTMSKTALMKHLWYADFLHFKEHGVSISGARYAALPHGPALEGWFLCLQAAMETGAISVESKVIENWEADLVKAETAVDASVFTRDEMETMNEVASRLCGLSAEVLRNMSHNESAWKDTPKSRVIPYERAADLQWPPDL from the coding sequence GTGACAACAAGAGTTGGATACTGCCCCGCATGTAATTCTAAGAGAGGACTGGATATAAGGACAGTCAAGCAGACTGTGCCGGTGAGGGGCGAGCCGGTGACAATTGAGACCAAGGTGGCCTACTGCCGGACGTGTGGAGGAGAGGTGCCCGTCAAGCAGCTGGACTTCGCGACACTTGAGCGGGCCTATGCCGAATATAGGCGTCTCCGAGGTGTTCCCACGGCGGATGACATAGCAAGTCTGCGCAAGCGCTACGGACTCGGGCAGCGCACTCTGGCCAAGCTGCTGGGGTGGAGTCCTTCCACGGTCTATCGGTACGAGAAGGGAGCCATACCTGTGCCAGCTCATGTGGAGACAATCAGGAGGCTGCTCGACCCCAAAGAGGTCGTCAATCTTCTGAAGACCCATGCTGACAGGTTGACTGCACGGGAGCTTTCACGAGTCAAGAAGATAGCCAACTCCGGCGTCGAGAACAGGGAGAAGGCCTGGGCCCTGGGCGTCATGGAGAAGTGGGAGACCGTTATCCCTGTTGGTTCCCAAACTGGGTTTCGACGTTTTGACTTTGAGAAGCTCCTCAACATGATCGTGTTTTTCACTCGTAGCACGATGTCGAAGACTGCCCTGATGAAACATCTCTGGTATGCCGACTTCCTTCATTTCAAGGAACACGGCGTTTCGATAAGTGGGGCTCGTTATGCGGCTCTACCTCACGGCCCGGCTTTGGAAGGCTGGTTCTTGTGTCTTCAGGCTGCGATGGAAACCGGCGCAATCTCCGTGGAGTCCAAGGTGATTGAGAACTGGGAAGCGGATCTGGTCAAGGCGGAGACTGCAGTTGACGCTAGCGTGTTCACACGTGACGAGATGGAAACCATGAATGAGGTGGCCTCTCGACTGTGCGGACTTAGCGCGGAGGTTCTAAGAAACATGTCGCACAACGAAAGCGCCTGGAAGGATACACCCAAGAGCAGGGTGATTCCTTATGAGCGTGCCGCCGACCTGCAGTGGCCACCCGACCTATAG
- a CDS encoding IS3 family transposase has product MPKSSYFYHYAALTIPDKYSELRERVRTAFALADGRYGYRRIHAVITRDGKTVSEKVVRRLMREENLVVVGRKKRKYSSYKGEIGPPAPNVIERDFHAEVPNAKWLTDLTEFSLPAGKVYLSPMIDCFDGMAVSWSAQEPAPLMKMPAE; this is encoded by the coding sequence ATGCCCAAGAGCAGCTACTTCTACCATTACGCTGCCCTGACCATACCGGACAAGTATTCCGAGCTCCGAGAGCGCGTGCGCACTGCATTCGCTCTGGCCGACGGGCGCTATGGTTACCGACGGATTCACGCCGTCATCACCAGAGACGGCAAGACCGTGTCCGAAAAGGTAGTACGCAGGCTTATGCGTGAGGAAAACCTCGTCGTGGTCGGTCGAAAGAAGCGCAAGTACAGTTCTTACAAGGGCGAGATCGGTCCCCCGGCGCCAAACGTCATTGAGCGCGACTTTCACGCTGAGGTCCCCAATGCGAAGTGGCTCACCGATCTCACAGAGTTTTCGCTGCCTGCCGGCAAGGTCTACTTATCCCCTATGATTGACTGCTTTGACGGCATGGCGGTCAGTTGGAGCGCGCAAGAGCCGGCCCCACTCATGAAGATGCCGGCGGAATAA
- a CDS encoding ABC transporter ATP-binding protein translates to PHEIARMGIARTFQNLRLFKNLTVLQNVAIAGQLESRYSLLSAVLRTPAYRAEEKHVMGRAMELLELVGLAEKAHEKAKNLSYGHQRKLEIARALALKPRVLLLDEPAAGMNPDESLSLMDFLQDVREKFKIAILLIEHHMEVVMGICPRILVLNFGCTIAEGNPEEIQADPEVIKAYLGEVQR, encoded by the coding sequence AGCCGCACGAGATAGCCCGCATGGGCATAGCCAGGACCTTCCAGAACCTGAGGCTGTTCAAGAACCTCACGGTACTGCAGAACGTCGCCATCGCCGGACAGCTGGAGTCCAGGTACAGCCTCCTGTCCGCCGTGCTACGCACCCCCGCTTACCGCGCCGAGGAGAAGCACGTGATGGGCCGGGCGATGGAACTGTTGGAACTCGTGGGGCTGGCCGAGAAAGCGCACGAGAAGGCGAAAAACCTCTCTTACGGGCACCAGCGGAAGCTGGAGATAGCCAGGGCGTTGGCGCTGAAGCCCAGGGTGCTCCTGCTCGACGAACCCGCGGCGGGGATGAACCCCGACGAATCCCTCAGTCTCATGGACTTCCTGCAAGACGTCAGGGAGAAGTTCAAGATCGCCATACTCCTGATAGAGCACCACATGGAGGTAGTCATGGGCATCTGCCCGAGGATACTGGTGCTCAACTTCGGCTGCACGATCGCCGAGGGCAACCCCGAGGAGATACAGGCCGACCCGGAAGTCATCAAGGCGTACCTTGGGGAGGTGCAGCGATGA
- a CDS encoding type II toxin-antitoxin system MqsR family toxin, producing the protein MTVVSRTQVRCFLDRAKALIVEGKWNLVKRQKNLDALAFMGWTEEVVLETLCSLAVENYVTGPEGDRGFPGEEVWTFGIETDNGEYYIKLKVRTGDGLVCLSFHPAEYPLRYPYRG; encoded by the coding sequence TTGACTGTTGTCTCCCGCACGCAGGTAAGGTGTTTTCTCGATAGAGCGAAGGCTCTAATTGTCGAGGGGAAATGGAACCTTGTTAAGCGACAGAAGAACCTCGATGCCCTTGCCTTCATGGGATGGACTGAGGAAGTTGTGCTGGAAACACTATGTTCGCTTGCGGTCGAAAACTACGTGACTGGCCCTGAGGGAGACAGAGGTTTTCCAGGCGAAGAAGTGTGGACTTTCGGAATTGAGACGGACAACGGCGAATACTACATCAAGCTGAAGGTGAGGACTGGCGATGGGCTGGTGTGCCTTTCGTTTCATCCGGCGGAGTATCCACTAAGATACCCTTATCGGGGGTGA